A window of Corythoichthys intestinalis isolate RoL2023-P3 chromosome 14, ASM3026506v1, whole genome shotgun sequence contains these coding sequences:
- the LOC130929516 gene encoding leucine-rich repeat and immunoglobulin-like domain-containing nogo receptor-interacting protein 3 has translation MIGSPGPGGRALVPWPKMWRAVLAASLVAVLTLTLPGSSQACPPRCECSAQLRSVSCQRRRLTNIPEGIPTETQLLDLSRNRLRWVQAGDLAPYPRLEEVDLSENLIATLEPNSFASLPNLKVLKLRSNQLKLVPMGAFAKLGNLTSLDLSENKIVILLDYTFQDLKSLKHLEVGDNDLVYISHKAFSGLLGLEDLTIARCNLTSISGQTLSYLRSLVTLRLHHLSITALEDQNFRKLSNLRGLDINHWPYLEYISPLSFQGLDLHWLSITNTNITSVPSGSFKNLVHLTHLNLSYNPITALEPWAFKDLLRLKEFIMVNTGLVTVEPHALGGLRQLRVLNFSSNDLQTLEEGSFHSVNSLETLRVDGNPLMCDCRLLWILQRRKTLNFDGRVPVCAGPVEVQGVSLSSFTDSALFDHFTCQKPKIRNRKLQQVTAREGQPVNFLCRAEGEPAPAIIWISPQRRRITTKSSGRITVLPSGTLEIRYAQLTDSGTYICIASNAGGNDTYFATLTVRSQPMDAASAFFLNRSLYSSEFFNDTNLNSTRVFLKFTLDLTTILVSTAMGCITFLGVVLFCFLLLFVWSRGRGQRKNNFTVEYSFRKSEPATGSSSGGTRKFNMKMI, from the exons ATGATTGGCTCACCTGGCCCTGGTGGGCGTGCCTTAGTGCCATGGCCGAAGATGTGGCGGGCGGTCCTGGCTGCTTCTCTGGTTGCCGTCTTAACTTTGACTCTGCCAGGAAGTAGCCAGGCCTGTCCGCCGCGCTGCGAGTGCTCGGCTCAGCTGAGGTCGGTGTCGTGTCAGCGGCGGCGGCTCACCAACATCCCCGAAGGCATCCCCACCGAGACACAACTCCTGGATCTCAGCAGGAACCGACTACGATGGGTGCAAGCTGGCGATTTGGCACCGTACCCCCGGCTGGAGGAGGTGGATCTCAGTGAAAACCTCATTGCCACATTAGAGCCCAATTCCTTCGCAAGTCTGCCCAATCTTAAAGTGTTGAAATTGAGAAGCAATCAACTCAAGTTAGTGCCCATGGGGGCCTTTGCCAAACTTGGTAATCTGACCAGCCTGGACCTAAGCGAGAACAAGATTGTGATTCTACTTGACTACACCTTCCAGGACCTCAAGAGTCTTAAACACCTGGAAGTGGGAGACAATGACCTGGTTTATATTTCCCACAAG GCATTCTCAGGGTTGCTAGGACTGGAAGATCTCACCATCGCTCGATGCAACTTGACATCCATCTCAGGTCAGACCTTGTCTTACCTGCGGAGCCTGGTCACCCTTCGTCTCCATCACCTCAGCATTACGGCTCTTGAAGACCAGAACTTCAGAAAACTCTCAAACCTGAGGGGTCTAGACATCAACCACTGGCCATACCTGGAGTACATCTCACCTCTTAGTTTCCAGGGTCTTGATCTCCACTGGCTCTCCATCACTAACACCAACATCACCTCCGTCCCATCTGGTTCCTTCAAAAACTTGGTGCATCTAACCCACCTCAATCTTTCCTACAACCCTATCACGGCACTGGAGCCTTGGGCCTTCAAAGACTTATTAAGGTTGAAAGAGTTCATCATGGTCAACACAGGGTTGGTGACGGTGGAGCCTCACGCCCTTGGAGGTCTCCGACAGCTTCGAGTTCTCAACTTCTCATCCAATGACCTCCAGACTTTGGAAGAGGGTTCCTTCCACTCTGTTAACAGTCTGGAGACGCTCAGAGTGGATGGGAACCCTCTAATGTGCGACTGCCGTCTGTTGTGGATCCTGCAAAGGCGCAAGACCCTCAATTTTGACGGCAGAGTGCCAGTGTGTGCAGGGCCGGTGGAGGTGCAAGGCGTCAGCCTGAGTAGCTTCACTGATTCTGCACTCTTTGATCATTTTACATGCCAGAAACCTAAAATACGCAACCGCAAGCTTCAGCAG GTGACTGCACGTGAAGGCCAGCCAGTAAATTTCCTGTGCCGTGCGGAAGGAGAACCAGCGCCCGCTATCATCTGGATATCCCCACAGCGTCGACGAATCACAACTAAGAGCTCGGGCCGCATTACCGTTCTCCCAAGTGGCACCTTAGAGATTCGCTACGCCCAGCTTACTGACAGCGGAACGTATATCTGCATAGCCAGTAACGCCGGAGGCAATGACACATACTTTGCTACACTCACAGTGCGCAGTCAGCCAATGGATGCTGCCTCAGCCTTTTTCCTCAATCGCTCGCTGTACAGCAGCGAGTTCTTTAATGACACAAACCTCAATAGCACTCGGGTGTTCCTCAAATTTACCTTGGACTTGACAACCATCCTGGTCTCCACAGCAATGGGTTGCATCACATTCCTTGGGGTGGTGCTGTTCTGTTTTCTGCTGTTGTTTGTGTGGAGTCGGGGACGAGGCCAGCGCAAGAACAACTTCACAGTGGAGTACTCTTTCCGAAAATCGGAGCCCGCCACCGGCAGCTCTTCGGGAGGGACCAGGAAGtttaatatgaaaatgatatga